A single region of the Ziziphus jujuba cultivar Dongzao chromosome 10, ASM3175591v1 genome encodes:
- the LOC107410679 gene encoding replication factor C subunit 1: MSQSDIRKWFMKSHDKGKGNGSTDSKPAKPAQPPVTRVAEKTSQAKSQPEKPVQASQENSGRRKTSKYFSKDKPKEEEPVEVPSKRKNQKDLDKSDKPLPGKKIRIAESDSDDDFILPNSKSSDDATPKKKLKSGSGRGIVQKRLAVDESDGDDVEDKEASLKSTGRGRGGRGGSGRGVVKKPLNVDESDEDDVEDKEAPLKSTGRGRGGRGASAAAPAGGRGRGAGRGGFMNFGERKDPPNKGQKEVPEGASDCLAGLTFVISGTLDSLEREEAEDLIKRHGGRVTGSVSKKTNYLLCDEDIGGRKSSKAKELGTTFLTEDGLFDMIRASNHAKTPALESKKSMDSADVSLTKKSPQKVETKKILSDSSLTKNVAKKGLTSGASPAKQRGKSTQYSALTWTEKYRPKVPNDLIGNQSLVKQLHDWLVNWHKQFLDTGSKKTGKKANDSGAKKAVLLSGTPGIGKTTSAKLVCQMLGFQAIEVNASDTRGKADAKIEKGIGGSNANSIKELVSNEALSIDMDRSKHPKSVLIMDEVDGMSAGDRGGIADLISSIKISKIPIICICNDRYSQKLKSLVNYCLLLSFRKPTKQQVAKRLMQVANAEGLQANEIALEELAERVNGDMRMALNQLQYMSLSMSVIKYDDVRQRLLTSGKDEDISPFTAVDKLFGFNAGKLRMDERIDLSMSDPDLVPLLIQENYINYRPSSIGKDDNGMKRLNLIARAAESIGDGDIFNVQIRKYRQWQLSQSGSLASCIIPAALLHGQRETLEQGERNFNRFGSWLGKNSSLGKNKRLLEDLHVHLLASREYNSERETLRVEYLTLLLKRLTEPLRVLPKDEAVQEVVEFMNTYSISQEDFDTVVEISKFKGRPNPMDGVQSTVKAALTRAYKEGNKFRMVRAADFVTLPGIKKAPKKRIAAILEPYDDEIGENNDDQVAVSEDDSSNEEDLEGSAVGEKLQQELQSLNSKGVQVQVDLKGSGNSNGKKTPASRGKNNSSASQKKGAGGSGSGTKRKR, from the exons atG tCACAGTCAGATATCCGGAAGTGGTTTATGAAGTCGCATGACAAAGGCAAAGGCAATGGCAGCACGGATTCTAAGCCAGCGAAACCTGCACAACCACCTGTGACACGTGTAGCGGAGAAAACTTCTCAAGCTAAGTCTCAGCCTGAAAAGCCG GTGCAAGCAAGCCAAGAAAATTCAGGCAGAAGGAAAACCAGCAAGTATTTTTCTAAAGACAAGCCCAAAGAAGAAGAACCAGTGGAGGTTCCATCCAAAAGAAAGAATCAAAAGGATCTTGATAAATCAGATAAACCCTTGCCTGGCAAAAAAATTCGCATAGCTGAAAGTGATAGTGACGATGATTTCATCTTGCCTAATTCTAAGAGCTCAGATGATGCTACTcccaaaaagaaattgaaaagtgGATCAGGCAGGGGAATTGTACAAAAACGTCTGGCTGTTGATGAAAGTGACGGAGACGATGTGGAAGATAAGGAAGCTTCTCTTAAGTCGACCGGAAGAGGTCGTGGTGGAAGAGGTGGATCAGGCAGGGGAGTTGTAAAGAAACCTCTGAACGTTGATGAAAGTGATGAAGATGATGTAGAAGACAAGGAAGCTCCTCTTAAGTCTACTGGAAGAGGCCGTGGTGGAAGAGGTGCCTCTGCAGCAGCTCCAGCTGGCGGAAGAGGCAGAGGTGCTGGGCGGGGTGGGTTTATGAATTTTGGGGAAAGGAAAGATCCTCCAAACAAAGGACAAAAG GAAGTTCCTGAAGGTGCTTCAGATTGTTTGGCTGGTTTGACTTTTGTAATTAGTGGTACGCTTGACAG TTTGGAAAGGGAAGAAGCGGAAGACTTGATTAAGCGCCATGGTGGCCGTGTTACTGGATCTGTCAGCAAGAAAACG AATTATCTCCTATGTGATGAAGATATTGGGGGGAGGAAATCCTCTAAAGCTAAAGAGCTTGG TACGACTTTTCTTACGGAGGACGGATTGTTTGATATGATTCGTGCATCAAATCATGCTAAGACACCTGCTTTAGAATCAAAGAAATCGATGGATAGTGCTGATGTATCTCTCACAAAGAAGAGTCCGCAGAAAGTAGAAACAAAGA AGATTCTGAGTGATAGCTCCTTGACAAAAAATGTAGCCAAAAAAGGTTTGACCTCAGGTGCTTCCCCAGCCAAGCAAAGAGGTAAATCTACTCAGTATTCTGCATTGACATGGACAGAAAAGTATAGGCCAAAAGTTCCAAATGACCTTATCGGGAATCAGTCATTG GTAAAGCAGCTTCATGATTGGTTGGTAAACTGGCATAAGCAATTTCTTGATACTGGAAGTAAGAAAACGGGTAAAAAAGCAAATGACTCTGGTGCCAAAAAGGCTGTACTGCTGAGTGGAACTCCTGGAATAGGGAAAACAACATCGGCAAAGTTGGTCTGTCAGATGCTTGGTTTCCAGGCTATTGAG gtAAATGCTAGTGACACTCGGGGGAAAGCTGATGCTAAGATCGAAAAAGGAATTGGTGGAAGCAATGCAAATTCTATAAAAGAGCTTGTCAGCAATGAGGCCCTGAGTATTGATATGGATCG GTCAAAacatccaaaatctgtacttaTTATGGATGAAGTTGATGGGATGTCTGCTGGAGATAGAGGCGGAATTGCTGATCTTATTTCTAGCATCAAGATATCTAAAATTCCTATCATCTGCATCTGCAATGACCGCTACAGTCAGAAATTGAAGAGTCTTGTGAACTACTGTTTGCTTCTCAGCTTTCGGAAGCCTACCAAACAACAG GTGGCAAAGAGGTTAATGCAAGTTGCAAATGCTGAAGGCCTTCAAGCCAATGAG ATTGCGCTGGAGGAACTAGCAGAACGAGTGAATGGAGATATGCGTATGGCACTAAACCAGTTGCAGTATATGAGCCTCTCAATGTCAGTCATAAAATATGATGATGTGAGGCAGCGCCTGCTTACCAGTGGAAAGGATGAAGATATTTCACCCTTTACAGCCGTTGATAA GCTATTTGGTTTTAATGCAGGGAAGTTGAGAATGGATGAGCGGATTGATTTAAGCATGAGTGATCCTGATCTAGTCCCTCTTCTTATTCAG GAAAATTATATTAACTATAGGCCAAGTTCAATCGGTAAAGATGACAATGGGATGAAACGTTTGAATTTGATTGCCCGAGCTGCTGAGTCTATTGGCGATGGGGACATTTTCAATGTACAGATACGAAAATATCGGCAATGGCAACTTTCTCAAAGTGGTTCTCTGGCATCCTGTATTATTCC TGCTGCACTGTTGCATGGGCAAAGAGAGACACTTGAGCAG GGAGAAAGAAATTTTAACAGATTTGGTAGCTGGCTGGGAAAGAACTCATCATTAGGGAAAAATAAGAGGCTTTTGGAGGATTTGCATGTCCATCTTCTTGCTTCACGTGAATATAATTCAGAGAG AGAAACCCTGCGAGTTGAATACCTTACACTTCTCCTGAAACGATTGACTGAGCCACTACGGGTCCTGCCTAAG GATGAAGCCGTCCAGGAAGTTGTTGAGTTCATGAATACATACTCCATTAGTCAGGAGGACTTTGACACTGTTGTGGAAATATCCAAGTTTAAG GGGCGTCCAAATCCTATGGATGGTGTACAATCTACTGTTAAAGCAGCACTGACCAGAGCATATAAAGAAGGGAACAAATTCCGGATGGTACGAGCTGCAGATTTTGTTACACTTCCTGGAATTAAGAAAGCCCCCAAGAAGCGGATTGCAGCAATTCTAGAACCATATGATGATGAAATAGGCGAAAACAATGATGACCAAGTGGCAGTAAGTGAAGATGATTCTTCAAATGAAGAGGACTTGG AAGGTTCAGCTGTTGGTGAGAAGTTGCAACAAGAACTTCAAAGTTTGAACTCAAAAG GGGTGCAAGTCCAAGTGGATTTGAAGGGTTCAGGAAATTCAAATGGCAAGAAAACACCAGCTAGTAGAGGAAAAAATAATTCAAGTGCCTCGCAGAAAAAAGGCGCAGGAGGTTCAGGGTCCGGTACCAAGAGAAAgagataa
- the LOC107410657 gene encoding acetolactate synthase small subunit 2, chloroplastic isoform X3: protein MQLKMAYDGSVIHYGKRIRRSLIENIPTEWVKRHTISVFVGDESGIINRIAGVFARRGYNIESLAVGLNKDKALFTIVVSGTEKVLQQVVEQLNKLVNVIKVEDISREPQVERELMLIKLNADPSTRAEIMWLVDIFRAKIVDISEHSLTVEVTGDPGKMVAVQRNLRKFGIKELSRTGKIALRREKMGETAPFWRFCATSYPDLERTVPDDAPLGKINHSPNGDAISSSRGDVYPVEPYDFSVSQILDAHWGVLYDEDSSGHQSHTLTMLVNDCPGVLNIVTGVISRRGYNIQSLAVGPAEKEGLSRITTVVPGTDDSIGKLVQQLHKLIELHEVRDISHLPFAERELMLIKVAVNPAARRDVLDIANIFRAKAVDVSDHTITLELTGDFNKMVALQKLLESYGICEVARTGRVALVRESGVDSTSLRGYPLPL, encoded by the exons ATGCAATTAAAAATGGCGTATGATGGCTCGGTAATCCATTATGGGAAGAGAATCAGACGAAGTCTAATTGAAAACATTCCAACGGAATG GGTGAAACGCCATACAATTTCAGTGTTTGTTGGGGATGAGAGTGGAATAATAAACCGAATTGCAGGGGTTTTTGCTAGGAGGGGTTATAACATTGAATCTCTAGCTGTTGGATTGAACAAGGACAAGGCTCTGTTTACCATAGTTGTGTCTGGAACTGAAAAGGTTTTGCAGCAGGTCGTAGAGCAGCTGAACAAGCTTGTGAATGTCATAAAG GTGGAAGATATCTCAAGGGAGCCACAAGTAGAACGTGAATTGATGCTTATCAAACTTAATGCAGATCCTAGTACCCGTGCAGAG ATCATGTGGTTGGTGGATATCTTCAGAGCAAAAATTGTGGATATCTCTGAACATTCATTGACAGTTGAG GTCACTGGAGATCCTGGGAAAATGGTTGCTGTTCAAAGAAACTTACGAAAATTTGGAATCAAAGAACTTTCAAGAACTGGAAAG ATTGCTCTGAGACGAGAAAAGATGGGTGAGACAGCTCCTTTTTGGAGATTTTGTGCAACTTCTTATCCGGATCTGGAAAGGACAGTGCCTGATGATGCTcctttaggaaaaataaatcattCACCTAATGGTGATGCCATCTCATCCTCTAGG GGAGATGTTTATCCCGTGGAGCCGTATGATTTCTCAGTGAGTCAAATTCTTGATGCTCATTGGGGAGTTCTCTATGATGAAGAT TCTAGTGGGCATCAGTCACACACTTTGACAATGCTTGTCAATGACTGCCCTGGAGTTCTCAACATAGTCACTGGGGTAATATCTCGAAGAGGGTATAATATTCAG AGCCTAGCTGTGGGACCTGCCGAAAAGGAGGGACTTTCTCGCATTACAACTGTTGTTCCTGGTACCGACGACTCAATCGGCAAGTTGGTTCAGCAACTTCACAAATTAATTGAACTTCATGAG GTTCGGGATATCAGTCACTTACCGTTTGCAGAGAGAGAACTGATGCTGATAAAGGTTGCTGTGAATCCTGCTGCCAGGAGGGATGTTCTTGATATTGCTAATATTTTCCGTGCGAAAGCTGTTGATGTGTCTGATCACACAATAACCCTTGAG CTCACCGGTGATTTCAACAAGATGGTTGCACTGCAGAAGTTATTAGAGTCTTATGGGATTTGTGAG GTTGCAAGGACTGGAAGAGTGGCATTGGTGCGTGAATCGGGTGTCGATTCCACATCTCTTCGTGGTTATCCTCTTCCATTGTGA
- the LOC107410657 gene encoding acetolactate synthase small subunit 2, chloroplastic isoform X1 — translation MATISPCPFSLVTKKPCFTVNFGHGLSKSLDFGHSSSPKLRTFELKKSQLLVSATTSNNAVSVTKSVPPATRSGVKRHTISVFVGDESGIINRIAGVFARRGYNIESLAVGLNKDKALFTIVVSGTEKVLQQVVEQLNKLVNVIKVEDISREPQVERELMLIKLNADPSTRAEIMWLVDIFRAKIVDISEHSLTVEVTGDPGKMVAVQRNLRKFGIKELSRTGKIALRREKMGETAPFWRFCATSYPDLERTVPDDAPLGKINHSPNGDAISSSRGDVYPVEPYDFSVSQILDAHWGVLYDEDSSGHQSHTLTMLVNDCPGVLNIVTGVISRRGYNIQSLAVGPAEKEGLSRITTVVPGTDDSIGKLVQQLHKLIELHEVRDISHLPFAERELMLIKVAVNPAARRDVLDIANIFRAKAVDVSDHTITLELTGDFNKMVALQKLLESYGICEVARTGRVALVRESGVDSTSLRGYPLPL, via the exons ATGGCGACTATTTCGCCATGCCCATTTTCACTGGTGACCAAGAAACCTTGTTTTACTGTGAATTTCGGACATGGGCTCTCAAAAAGTTTGGATTTTGGCCATTCTTCGTCACCCAAATTGAGGACCTTTGAGCTCAAGAAGAGCCAGCTGCTTGTCTCTGCAACTACCAGTAATAATGCTGTGTCTGTGACTAAGTCTGTGCCTCCTGCTACTCGCTCTGG GGTGAAACGCCATACAATTTCAGTGTTTGTTGGGGATGAGAGTGGAATAATAAACCGAATTGCAGGGGTTTTTGCTAGGAGGGGTTATAACATTGAATCTCTAGCTGTTGGATTGAACAAGGACAAGGCTCTGTTTACCATAGTTGTGTCTGGAACTGAAAAGGTTTTGCAGCAGGTCGTAGAGCAGCTGAACAAGCTTGTGAATGTCATAAAG GTGGAAGATATCTCAAGGGAGCCACAAGTAGAACGTGAATTGATGCTTATCAAACTTAATGCAGATCCTAGTACCCGTGCAGAG ATCATGTGGTTGGTGGATATCTTCAGAGCAAAAATTGTGGATATCTCTGAACATTCATTGACAGTTGAG GTCACTGGAGATCCTGGGAAAATGGTTGCTGTTCAAAGAAACTTACGAAAATTTGGAATCAAAGAACTTTCAAGAACTGGAAAG ATTGCTCTGAGACGAGAAAAGATGGGTGAGACAGCTCCTTTTTGGAGATTTTGTGCAACTTCTTATCCGGATCTGGAAAGGACAGTGCCTGATGATGCTcctttaggaaaaataaatcattCACCTAATGGTGATGCCATCTCATCCTCTAGG GGAGATGTTTATCCCGTGGAGCCGTATGATTTCTCAGTGAGTCAAATTCTTGATGCTCATTGGGGAGTTCTCTATGATGAAGAT TCTAGTGGGCATCAGTCACACACTTTGACAATGCTTGTCAATGACTGCCCTGGAGTTCTCAACATAGTCACTGGGGTAATATCTCGAAGAGGGTATAATATTCAG AGCCTAGCTGTGGGACCTGCCGAAAAGGAGGGACTTTCTCGCATTACAACTGTTGTTCCTGGTACCGACGACTCAATCGGCAAGTTGGTTCAGCAACTTCACAAATTAATTGAACTTCATGAG GTTCGGGATATCAGTCACTTACCGTTTGCAGAGAGAGAACTGATGCTGATAAAGGTTGCTGTGAATCCTGCTGCCAGGAGGGATGTTCTTGATATTGCTAATATTTTCCGTGCGAAAGCTGTTGATGTGTCTGATCACACAATAACCCTTGAG CTCACCGGTGATTTCAACAAGATGGTTGCACTGCAGAAGTTATTAGAGTCTTATGGGATTTGTGAG GTTGCAAGGACTGGAAGAGTGGCATTGGTGCGTGAATCGGGTGTCGATTCCACATCTCTTCGTGGTTATCCTCTTCCATTGTGA
- the LOC107410657 gene encoding acetolactate synthase small subunit 2, chloroplastic isoform X2: MATISPCPFSLVTKKPCFTVNFGHGLSKSLDFGHSSSPKLRTFELKKSQLLVSATTSNNAVSVTKSVPPATRSGVKRHTISVFVGDESGIINRIAGVFARRGYNIESLAVGLNKDKALFTIVVSGTEKVLQQVVEQLNKLVNVIKVEDISREPQVERELMLIKLNADPSTRAEIMWLVDIFRAKIVDISEHSLTVEVTGDPGKMVAVQRNLRKFGIKELSRTGKIALRREKMGETAPFWRFCATSYPDLERTVPDDAPLGKINHSPNGDAISSSRGDVYPVEPYDFSVSQILDAHWGVLYDEDSLAVGPAEKEGLSRITTVVPGTDDSIGKLVQQLHKLIELHEVRDISHLPFAERELMLIKVAVNPAARRDVLDIANIFRAKAVDVSDHTITLELTGDFNKMVALQKLLESYGICEVARTGRVALVRESGVDSTSLRGYPLPL; encoded by the exons ATGGCGACTATTTCGCCATGCCCATTTTCACTGGTGACCAAGAAACCTTGTTTTACTGTGAATTTCGGACATGGGCTCTCAAAAAGTTTGGATTTTGGCCATTCTTCGTCACCCAAATTGAGGACCTTTGAGCTCAAGAAGAGCCAGCTGCTTGTCTCTGCAACTACCAGTAATAATGCTGTGTCTGTGACTAAGTCTGTGCCTCCTGCTACTCGCTCTGG GGTGAAACGCCATACAATTTCAGTGTTTGTTGGGGATGAGAGTGGAATAATAAACCGAATTGCAGGGGTTTTTGCTAGGAGGGGTTATAACATTGAATCTCTAGCTGTTGGATTGAACAAGGACAAGGCTCTGTTTACCATAGTTGTGTCTGGAACTGAAAAGGTTTTGCAGCAGGTCGTAGAGCAGCTGAACAAGCTTGTGAATGTCATAAAG GTGGAAGATATCTCAAGGGAGCCACAAGTAGAACGTGAATTGATGCTTATCAAACTTAATGCAGATCCTAGTACCCGTGCAGAG ATCATGTGGTTGGTGGATATCTTCAGAGCAAAAATTGTGGATATCTCTGAACATTCATTGACAGTTGAG GTCACTGGAGATCCTGGGAAAATGGTTGCTGTTCAAAGAAACTTACGAAAATTTGGAATCAAAGAACTTTCAAGAACTGGAAAG ATTGCTCTGAGACGAGAAAAGATGGGTGAGACAGCTCCTTTTTGGAGATTTTGTGCAACTTCTTATCCGGATCTGGAAAGGACAGTGCCTGATGATGCTcctttaggaaaaataaatcattCACCTAATGGTGATGCCATCTCATCCTCTAGG GGAGATGTTTATCCCGTGGAGCCGTATGATTTCTCAGTGAGTCAAATTCTTGATGCTCATTGGGGAGTTCTCTATGATGAAGAT AGCCTAGCTGTGGGACCTGCCGAAAAGGAGGGACTTTCTCGCATTACAACTGTTGTTCCTGGTACCGACGACTCAATCGGCAAGTTGGTTCAGCAACTTCACAAATTAATTGAACTTCATGAG GTTCGGGATATCAGTCACTTACCGTTTGCAGAGAGAGAACTGATGCTGATAAAGGTTGCTGTGAATCCTGCTGCCAGGAGGGATGTTCTTGATATTGCTAATATTTTCCGTGCGAAAGCTGTTGATGTGTCTGATCACACAATAACCCTTGAG CTCACCGGTGATTTCAACAAGATGGTTGCACTGCAGAAGTTATTAGAGTCTTATGGGATTTGTGAG GTTGCAAGGACTGGAAGAGTGGCATTGGTGCGTGAATCGGGTGTCGATTCCACATCTCTTCGTGGTTATCCTCTTCCATTGTGA